From the genome of Populus alba chromosome 10, ASM523922v2, whole genome shotgun sequence, one region includes:
- the LOC118059774 gene encoding WAT1-related protein At5g13670-like: MASGFDVFVHWVLPCKAIFACDLVQCGYSVMSIRVKLGLNRGLKPQVLVAYRMAVASILIAPFARLRKEVDTRRLHSQSVVGTLVNIGGATPLTFAHRGAIFVARKSRLTFAVERANTAIWSIYLDVRLLATFYGREYSQETAYYILGLLVKERGPVFLCASNPLSMVMVAIVGSFIFKEKLYVGRNANVAGPTGPRMSLF, from the exons ATGGCATctggttttgatgtttttgtgcACTGGGTTTTGCCCTG CAAGGCCATATTTGCTTGTGATTTGGTGCAATGTGGCTACTCAGTGATGTCTATACGAGTCAAGCTTGGCTTGAATCGCGGGTTGAAGCCGCAAGTATTAGTAGCCTACAGAATGGCTGTCGCCTCTattctcattgctccttttgcGCGTCTTAGAAAG GAGGTGGATACTAGGAGGCTGCACTCTCAGTCAGTGGTTGGGACACTGGTAAACATTGGAGGAGCAACGCCTCTCACATTTGCTCACAGAGGGGCAATTTTTGTCGCG AGGAAAAGCAGACTAACCTTTGCGGTGGAGCGAGCTAACACTGCAATCTGGTCTATATACTTGGATGTCAGACTTTTAGCTACTTTCTATG GCAGGGAATACTCTCAGGAGACTGCTTATTACATTCTCGGATTGTTGGTCAAGGAAAGGGGTCCAGTATTTCTGTGTGCCTCTAATCCTCTGAGCATGGTTATGGTTGCAATTGTGGGGTCTTTCATCTTCAAAGAGAAATTGTACGTTGGCAG GAATGCTAATGTGGCAGGACCCACAGGGCCACGGATGAGCCTGTTTTAA
- the LOC118059874 gene encoding uncharacterized protein, giving the protein MSFQQKSFWMTRDVGCLTDGDIGFDNSSRMEPKRGHQWLMDSTGPELFSNKKQAVEPSSNNRPVMGMSHMNISPWNNTSCFQSVSGQFNDRLFGFEPLRINSGSNVPSASNGNMNMERKDFNDLYGSNCSMGLSMSHNVEDPPASISFGGLRKVRVNQVRDSSNDISSSVGHSYSRGDDNIISMGTAYNKRESNAISLGTTYNNGDENTISISPTFSKADGSFISMGHAFNKDDDNFISMGQGYNKGDESILSMGQPFDKKDANFITMGPSYDKEDNHFISMALSYNKGHESFISMGPSYDKTSENFILMGSSFSKGGDNVISNGPIYDKADIDIASMTPAQDKGSSGILSIGHNYNKGDNNSISFQSFHDEPETNMSGNVIRSYDLLVSNQNTAQTSEVPVQNNLPQTNVDPQLNTNTASKVIANTQLNSGLEANSKTDTDTNGKEPKTSINAAPKNKEPKTTIDSASKNKELKTSKKIPPNNFPSNVKSLLSTGLLDGVPVKYVSWSREKTLRGTIKGTGYLCSCKVCGNKVLNAYEFERHANCKTKHPNNHIYFENGKTIYAVVQELKNTPQEMLFNAIETVTGSAINQKNFLSWKASYEAATRELQRIYGKEEVTLPS; this is encoded by the exons ATG TCTTTCCAGCAGAAGAGCTTTTGGATGACCAGAGATGTGGGGTGTTTAACTGATGGAGATATAGGTTTCGATAATTCCTCAAGAATGGAACCAAAGCGTGGTCATCAGTGGCTTATGGATAGCACTGGACCTGAATTGTTCAGCAACAAGAAACAAGCAGTTGAACCATCTAGCAACAACAGGCCAGTAATGGGAATGTCACACATGAACATTTCTCCATGGAATAATACCTCCTGCTTCCAGTCGGTTTCAGGGCAATTTAATGACCGTCTGTTTGGGTTTGAACCATTGCGGATTAACAGTGGTAGCAACGTGCCTTCTGCCAGCAATGGAAATATGAACATGGAAAGAAAGGATTTCAATGACCTATATGGCAGCAATTGCTCGATGGGTTTGTCTATGTCTCATAACGTTGAAGATCCTCCTGCATCAATTAGTTTTGGTGGCCTCAGAAAAGTGAGAGTCAATCAAGTTAGAGACTCAAGCAATGACATTTCTTCATCTGTGGGGCACTCCTATAGTAGAGGAGATGACAATATAATTTCAATGGGTACTGCCTATAATAAGAGGGAGAGCAATGCCATCTCTTTGGGCACTACATATAACAATGGGGATGAGAATACCATCTCAATCAGCCCCACATTCAGCAAGGCAGATGGCAGTTTCATTTCAATGGGTCATGCATTTAACAAGGATGATGACAATTTCATATCAATGGGCCAGGGTTATAACAAGGGAGATGAGAGTATCTTATCAATGGGTCAGCCGTTTGACAAGAAGGATGCCAATTTCATAACAATGGGTCCATCTTATGACAAAGAAGATAACCATTTCATATCAATGGCTCTCTCCTACAATAAGGGACATGAGAGTTTCATTTCAATGGGACCCTCCTATGATAAAACGAGtgaaaatttcattttgatgGGTTCCTCATTTAGCAAGGGAGGGGATAATGTCATATCAAACGGTCCAATATATGACAAGGCAGATATTGATATTGCATCCATGACTCCTGCCCAGGACAAAGGGAGTTCTGGTATTCTATCCATTGGTCACAACTACAACAAGGGTGACAACAATTCCATTTCTTTTCAAAGCTTTCATGATGAACCTGAGACAAATATGTCTGGCAATGTTATTAGAAGCTATGACCTGCTAGTGAGCAATCAGAACACGGCTCAAACTTCAGAAGTACCGGTTCAGAACAATTTGCCTCAGACAAATGTTGATCCACAATTGAATACCAATACTGCATCAAAGGTCATTGCAAACACACAATTAAATAGTGGTCTGGAAGCTAATTCCAAAACTGATACTGACACCAATGGTAAAGAGCCAAAGACATCAATCAATGCAGCCCCCAAGAATAAAGAGCCAAAGACAACAATCGATTCTGCCTCCAAGAATAAAGAGCTGAAGACATCTAAGAAGATCCCTCCTAACAACTTCCCCTCAAATGTCAAGAGCTTGCTATCAACTGGCTTGCTTGACGGGGTTCCTGTGAAATATGTTTCCTGGTCGAGGGAG AAAACTCTTAGAGGAACTATAAAAGGGACTGGGTATTTATGTAGTTGCAAAGTATGCGGCAATAAG GTTTTGAATGCATATGAATTTGAGCGACATGCTAACTGCAAGACCAAGCATCCCAATAACCATATTTACTTCGAGAACGGGAAGACCATCTATGCAGTTGTTCAGGAACTGAAGAACACTCCTCAGGAGATGCTGTTCAATGCGATCGAAACTGTTACTGGATCTGCTATTAATCAGAAGAATTTCCTTAGCTGGAAAG CATCATATGAAGCTGCCACCCGTGAACTTCAGCGCATCTACGGAAAGGAGGAAGTCACTCTACCATCTTGA
- the LOC118059763 gene encoding uncharacterized protein — translation MAWFRASSGVARLAIRRTLSQGGSYATRSRVIPPQNRYFHSTVFKSKAQAAPVPRPVPLSKLTDNFLDGTSSVYLEELQRAWETDPNSVDESWDNFFKNFVGQAATSPGISGQTIQESMRLLLLVRAYQVNGHMKAKLDPLGLEEREIPDDLDPALYGFTEADLDREFFLGVWRMAGFLSENRPVQTLRAILTRLEQAYCGSIGYEYMHIADREKCNWLRDKIETPTSMQYNRQRREVILDRLIWSTQFENFLATKWTTAKRFGLEGGETLIPGMKEMFDRSADLGVESIVIGMPHRGRLNVLGNVVRKPLRQIFSEFSGGTKPVDEVGLYTGTGDVKYHLGTSYDRPTRGGKRIHLSLVANPSHLEAVDPVVVGKTRAKQYYSNDSDRTKNMGILIHGDGSFAGQGVVYETLHLSALPNYTTGGTIHIVVNNQVAFTTDPRAGRSSQYCTDVAKALNAPIFHVNGDDMEAVVHVCELAAEWRQTFHSDVVVDLVCYRRFGHNEIDEPSFTQPKMYQVIRNHPSALEIYKKKLLESGQVTEEDISRIQEKVLSILNEEFLASKDYVPKRRDWLSSHWTGFKSPEQLSRVRNTGVKPEILKNVGKAITTFPENFKPHRAVKKVYEQRLQMIETGEGIDWAVGEALAFATLLVEGNHVRLSGQDVERGTFSHRHSVVHDQETGEKYCPLDHVVMNQNEEMFTVSNSSLSEFGVLGFELGYSMESPNSLVIWEAQFGDFANGAQVIFDQFLSSGESKWLRQTGLVLLLPHGYDGQGPEHSSARLERFLQMSDDNPYVIPEMEPTLRKQIQECNWQVVNVTTPANYFHVLRRQIHRGFRKPLVVIAPKNLLRHKECKSNLSEFDDVQGHPGFDKQGTRFKRLIKDRNDHSDLEEGIRRLVLCSGKIYYELDEVRGKVEAKDIAICRVEQLCPFPYDLIQRELKRYPNAEIVWCQEEPMNMGAYNYIAPRLSTAMKALERGTMDDIKYVGRGPSAASATGFYQVHVKEQTELVQMAMQPEPIKFPN, via the exons ATGGCATGGTTTAGAGCGAGTTCTGGTGTAGCAAGGCTTGCTATCAGGAGGACTTTATCTCAGGGTGGATCATATGCAACACGATCACGGGTTATACCCCCTCAGAATAGATACTTTCATTCAACAGTCTTTAAGTCAAAGGCGCAAGCTGCCCCTGTCCCCCGTCCTGTGCCCCTCTCTAAGCTAACTGATAACTTCTTAGATGGGACCAGTAGTGTTTATTTAGAGGAGCTTCAGCGAGCCTGGGAAACTGATCCAAACAGCGTGGATGAATCGTGGGACAATTTCTTTAAGAACTTTGTGGGCCAGGCTGCTACTTCTCCAGGAATTTCAGGCCAAACTATTCAGGAGAGTATGCGTTTGTTGTTGCTCGTCAGGGCTTACCAGGTTAATGGCCACATGAAAGCCAAGCTGGATCCATTGGGGCTGGAAGAAAGAGAAATTCCAGATGATTTAGACCCTGCTCTATATGGTTTCACAGAAGCTGATCTTGATAGAGAATTCTTTTTGGGAGTGTGGAGGATGGCTGGATTTTTGTCTGAAAACCGTCCAGTGCAGACTCTTAGAGCCATATTGACCAGGCTTGAGCAGGCTTATTGTGGGAGCATTGGGTATGAGTACATGCACATTGCAGATCGTGAAAAATGCAACTGGTTGAGAGACAAGATTGAAACCCCAACATCTATGCAGTACAACCGTCAGCGGCGTGAAGTTATTCTTGATAGGTTAATATGGAGCACGCAGTTTGAAAACTTCCTGGCCACTAAGTGGACGACAGCTAAGAGGTTTGGACTTGAAGGTGGGGAGACTTTGATTCCTGGAATGAAGGAGATGTTTGATAGGTCAGCTGATCTTGGGGTTGAGAGCATAGTTATTGGAATGCCGCACAGAGGAAGATTGAATGTACTGGGTAATGTGGTTCGGAAACCACTCCGCCAAATATTTAGTGAGTTTAGTGGTGGCACAAAACCTGTAGATGAAGTTGGGCTCTACACTGGAACTGGTGATGTCAAGTATCACTTGGGAACTTCTTATGACCGTCCAACAAGAGGTGGAAAGAGAATCCATCTATCTTTGGTTGCAAATCCCAGTCATCTAGAAGCTGTGGATCCTGTTGTTGTTGGAAAAACTAGAGCCAAGCAATATTACTCCAATGATTCTGACAGGACTAAGAACATGGGAATATTGATTCACGGTGATGGTAGCTTCGCTGGACAAGGTGTGGTGTATGAAACTCTACATCTTAGTGCACTGCCAAACTATACAACTGGTGGGACCATACATATTGTGGTGAACAACCAAGTCGCTTTCACAACTGATCCTAGGGCAGGAAGATCTTCACAGTATTGCACTGATGTTGCCAAGGCATTGAATGCACCTATTTTCCACGTAAATGGAGATGATATGGAGGCAGTTGTTCATGTGTGCGAACTTGCAGCTGAGTGGCGCCAGACTTTCCATTCAGATGTTGTGGTTGATTTAGTGTGCTATCGTCGTTTTGGGCATAATGAGATCGATGAACCATCTTTTACCCAACCCAAAATGTATCAg GTTATTCGGAATCATCCATCAGCACTGGAGATCTATAAAAAGAAACTCTTAGAATCTGGGCAGGTGACCGAGGAAGATATTAGCAGGATACAGGAGAAGGTCCTTTCAATCCTCAATGAAGAATTCTTGGCAAGCAAAGATTATGTTCCTAAAAGAAGAGATTGGCTTTCATCTCATTGGACTGGGTTTAAGTCACCTGAACAGCTTTCACGTGTCAGAAATACTGG AGTGAAACCTGAGATCTTGAAGAATGTAGGCAAAGCAATTACCACCTTTCCAGAAAATTTTAAGCCTCACAGAGCTGTAAAGAAGGTCTATGAGCAACGTCTACAAATGATTGAAACAGGGGAGGGAATTGATTGGGCTGTCGGAGAGGCTCTTGCTTTTGCCACACTTCTAGTAGAAGGCAACCATGTTCGATTGAGCGGTCAGGATGTTGAAAGAGGTACATTCAGTCACCGTCATTCAGTGGTTCATGATCAGGAAACTGGGGAGAAGTACTGCCCCCTGGATCATGTTGTCATGAACCAAAATGAAGAGATGTTTACTGTAAGCAACAG CTCTCTTTCAGAGTTCGGTGTTCTTGGATTTGAATTGGGTTACTCGATGGAAAGTCCAAATTCTTTGGTAATCTGGGAAGCTCAATTTGGCGACTTCGCTAATGGGGCTCAAGTGATATTCGATCAGTTCCTGAGCAGTGGTGAATCAAAATGGCTGCGACAAACTGGTCTTGTTTTGCTTCTTCCTCATGGATATGATGGCCAGGGCCCTGAACATTCTAGTGCACGGTTGGAACGATTCCTTCAG ATGAGCGATGACAATCCTTATGTTATACCTGAGATGGAACCAACTCTTCGTAAGCAAATCCAAGAATGCAATTGGCAGGTTGTAAATGTTACAACCCCTGCCAATTACTTCCATGTTTTGCGCCGTCAG ATACACAGAGGTTTCCGTAAGCCCCTTGTCGTGATAGCTCCCAAAAACCTACTTCGTCACAAGGAGTGCAAATCAAATCTCTCAGAGTTTGATGATGTACAAGGCCATCCTGGTTTTGACAAACAGGGGACCAGATTTAAACGTCTCATAAAGGATCGGAATGACCACTCAGACCTTGAGGAGGGTATCAGGCGTCTGGTTCTGTGCTCTGGAAAG ATTTATTATGAGCTTGATGAAGTGCGTGGAAAGGTTGAGGCAAAGGACATTGCAATTTGTAGGGTGGAACAGCTATGCCCGTTCCCATATGATCTCATACAGCGTGAGCTTAAGCGATATCCAA ATGCGGAGATTGTTTGGTGCCAGGAAGAGCCAATGAACATGGGCGCTTACAATTACATTGCTCCACGACTTTCGACTGCCATGAAAGCACTGGAAAGAGGAACGATGGATGACATCAAGTATGTCGGACGTGGGCCATCTGCTGCATCAGCCACTGGTTTCTACCAGGTGCATGTGAAGGAACAGACTGAACTTGTGCAAATGGCCATGCAGCCTGAACCAATAAAGTTTCCTAACTGA
- the LOC118059773 gene encoding uncharacterized protein yields the protein MSPKSLLRHKLCKSNLSEFDGHPGFGKQGTKFKQLIKDHSDLEEGIRRLVLCSGKVYYELDEERERVNGKDIAICRLEHLCPFPSDLVQLGLRRYPNLPYRNCQEEPMNTGAYSYIAPRLCTAMKAMGRGSWEDIKYVGRGQCTVSLDFIQVD from the exons ATGTCACCAAAAAGCCTTCTTCGACACAAGTTGTGCAAATCAAATCTTTCTGAATTCGATGGCCATCCAGGCTTTGGTAAGCAGGGCACCAAATTCAAGCAACTTATAAAGGACCACTCTGATCTAGAGGAAGGCATCAGACGATTGGTTCTTTGCTCCGGAAAG GTTTATTATGAGCTTGATGAAGAGCGGGAAAGGGTCAATggcaaagacattgcaatttgTAGGTTGGAACATCTTTGCCCCTTCCCATCTGACCTCGTCCAACTAGGACTGAGGCGTTATCCAA ATCTACCCTACAGGAATTGCCAGGAAGAGCCGATGAACACCGGTGCTTACAGTTACATTGCACCCCGTCTTTGCACAGCTATGAAAGCGATGGGCAGAGGATCATGGGAAGATATCAAATACGTTGGCAGGGGTCAATGCACAGTCTCCTTGGACTTCATACAGGTTGATTAA
- the LOC118059876 gene encoding WAT1-related protein At2g39510, giving the protein MATESSSDSPYDKAKPFLAVVLIQFGYAGMSIISKHALNEGMSQHVLVVYRHAVATIVIAPFAFIFDRKVRPKMTLSIFFKIMLMGLLEPTIDQNLYYTGMKYTTATFASAMCNVLPAFAFLMAWALRLEKVNIRKMHSQAKIIGTIVTVGGAMLMTLVKGTQLDLPWTKGYDRHASTGGLTKQDPIKGALMITIGCACWASFIILQAITLKSYPVELSLTAWICFMGTIEGTVLAVVMERGNPSAWSIALDYKLLAAVYSGVFCSGLAYYVQGLIMKRRGPVFVTAFNPLSMVIVAILGSFFLKEILYLGRVFGAVVIVTGLYLVLWGKSKDEPPSSSSNDKVAASATQMATKTHERTETLNQDFVALDLTRVRPNDESY; this is encoded by the exons ATGGCAACAGAGTCGTCCTCGGATTCGCCTTATGATAAGGCAAAGCCATTTCTGGCTGTGGTACTGATACAGTTTGGCTATGCAGGCATGTCCATAATTTCTAAGCATGCCCTAAACGAAGGGATGAGCCAGCATGTACTGGTAGTCTACCGGCATGCCGTCGCCACCATTGTCATAGCTCCATTTGCCTTCATTTTTGATAG GAAAGTAAGGCCAAAGATGACTCTCTCCATCTTCTTTAAGATAATGTTGATGGGCTTGTTGGA GCCAACGATTGACCAGAACTTGTACTACACTGGTATGAAATATACCACAGCAACTTTCGCTTCTGCCATGTGCAATGTTCTTCCGGCTTTTGCATTCTTGATGGCTTGGGCCTTGAG GCTTGAGAAGGTTAACATAAGGAAAATGCATAGCCAGGCAAAGATAATTGGGACCATAGTCACAGTGGGAGGGGCCATGCTCATGACTCTTGTCAAGGGGACCCAGTTGGATTTGCCGTGGACAAAAGGGTATGATCGACATGCATCTACAGGTGGATTAACCAAGCAGGATCCTATTAAGGGTGCTCTTATGATCACCATAGGCTGTGCCTGCTGGGCTAGCTTCATAATTCTGCAG gcaataacattaaaatcataCCCAGTTGAGCTCTCCCTTACGGCTTGGATATGTTTCATGGGAACCATAGAAGGTACTGTGTTAGCAGTTGTAATGGAAAGAGGAAATCCCTCAGCTTGGTCTATAGCCTTGGATTATAAACTACTGGCTGCTGTTTATAGT GGCGTATTCTGTTCTGGGCTTGCCTACTATGTCCAGGGATTGATTATGAAGCGTAGAGGACCTGTTTTTGTGACTGCCTTCAATCCTTTAAGCATGGTTATCGTTGCCATTTTAGgctcttttttcttgaaagagATATTATACTTGGGAAG GGTTTTTGGAGCAGTCGTCATCGTTACTGGGCTATATCTAGTGTTGTGGGGCAAAAGCAAGGATGAACCTCCATCCAGTTCAAGCAATGATAAGGTGGCAGCAAGTGCTACACAAATGGCTACCAAAACGCATGAGAGGACGGAGACCTTGAATCAAGATTTTGTTGCTCTAGATCTTACCAGAGTTAGACCTAACGATGAATCTTATTGA